Within Vicia villosa cultivar HV-30 ecotype Madison, WI linkage group LG1, Vvil1.0, whole genome shotgun sequence, the genomic segment CATATAAATATAAGATCTAATGTACAAATACTACATATTACTTAGTTTTGACATAATTCTAAACATCTAAGAAAAGGTATTGCACTCAGACATGTAACACCCGAGACAAACGAGAGCAAGGAATGGTTGCCAGTGCACGAGGCATGACAATGAGTGGCTCCATGCAGCTTATAGGAAAAAATCGAATTCACATCAGAATGAGAGGAATCTTAAGGATGTGCAGGTATCATACTGCATGGTTGAATGTGAGACCTTTTGGAAAGTTTCTTAGAAAGCGTGTGAATGAGGAAAAACCATGCTCAAAAAATCGATGTTGGTTTGTGGGGGTCAGTCGATAATCTTGAAAGCAGTTTGAGGCGTTATATTATACTCTAAACAACCAATAGTTATCTCAATAATCCAAAATTATCTCAACAATATGAGCCATATTCAAACGGTTACTGTTATGTATAAACAAAATGAGGATATGTGTATATGCATAAAGTGATGAAACTAATATATGAAAAAACATGTTTTAGAAGAGAAATGCATAAAAATAGAGAGGAACATAGAAACAAAGATGTGAAACGGAAACATGAGAAAGCTCGGATGCAATAGAGATTAAAAAACTCACTCAGGGTTGGATGCAATAGTGAtgaaccaaatatatatatatatatatatatatatatatatatatatatatatatatatatatataagaaaacaTGATTTAGAAGAAAAATGGAGGAACATTGTTACAGAAATgtgacaaaaaaaaaacttaggtATCAAATAGATGAGAAAGAATGAATTGTTTTCATGTTAGAAGAAGGGTATTGATACTTGATTTATTTTTAGGAAAATACTAACAAGTGCCCCATGGGCACtctttaaaaacttaaaaaaataaatttttcttgaaaatatACCTAATTAATGCATCAAAAATTGAAAtagtaaatttttaaaaaaatattttctttaaatagaATACTTAAAGAGTGTCACTgggacactcgttagcatgacccttatttTTATGGTGCTCATCAAAATAAgtgttaataaatatatttttttattaattataagcaattaaaaaaaaattataaatgataTTTATAAGAAACGATAAATTGGAAATGATGGATCATTCGGCTGGAATAAATCCATCTGGAAAACCGTGACTCGGGAAAACGCAGAGAGGGTGGGCCATCCTTTTAAATCAACGGCTTAAATATCGTTCAACGAGCGGTCACGATTGAAAGATATCACCGACTGAAAAAAAAGTGGTTACGTTGCGTTGTTTTTAGGCCCATCTCAAAGAAAGGAATAACAGTTGAGAACCGAATGGTTGGTGTTGGTGTGACAGTGTGTTAAGTTATTACTTATTAGTCTGCTCTTTTTTTCATTCTACATTTTGatccttctcttctcttcttcgaCTATCTTTTCCTCACATTGCTTGGTAAATCTCCATTctcattttcttctattttttttctcttttcctaAATTTATTCATTATATCGTTTATTAGGTTTTTTTCTCACTTATTTTGCCATAATATTAGTATAATTGTGCGTTTCTAGTTTGTTTAGTAATCAAAATTTCTAATGTTTTGTCCACATTGGATCGGTGAATTGAATATTACAGATTATGGtttaaatttgttattatgtCATGCATTTTGAATTCTTACGTActcttacttttattattatttaaattggatttctaaaaattgattttattaatttGGATGAATAGGATAACATGGGGAACAAATTGCATGGAATAGTGTTGTGTTTGTTGGTGTCGACTCTTTTGCTTTCTGCGGTATCATTTGCATCCAGTGATGGCCTCAGAAGGATTGGATTGAAAAAGATTAAATTTGACCCTAACAATAAGCTTGCTCAGAATGTTAAAAAGTATAATGGCCAAAACAATTTGCTTCGTTCCGAAGAAACTGATATTGTTGCATTGAAGAATTACCTAGATGCTCAGTACTATGGTGAAATATCTATTGGAACATCTCCTCAGAAGTTCACTGTGGTTTTTGATACTGGCAGCTCTAATTTGTGGGTTCCGTCCTCCAAATGTACCTTCTCGGTGAGCAGCTTTCATATGCTCGAGCTCGTGTATTTAATTTGAAAGTTGAATTAATTGAATGTAATCACATGTATCAGTGCCGGTCacaaataataaatgttgacatCAGACATGTATTCAATTAGAAGTGTTGGTGCTTTAGAGTTAATGAATGTGTGTGTTATATTTTCTTTGACGTTTCTTGTATTTATTCACTTCATTTTACATGTTGGTGCAGGTTGCATGCTACTTCCATGCCAAGTACAGGTCAACCAAATCAACTACATATAAGAAAAATGGTTTGTCTCCTTCTCTTTATGATTTAGAAAATCTATTCtctaatgtttttattttttattttttttaatggctACTCTCTAATGTTTGTGTTACTGCATCGTGTTCATTACATTTCCCAGAGTAGTTTGAAGtctaattttgttgttgttattgttgttgtcgtCGTCTCTGTGGTGTTTAAATAGGAACAAACATGTATTCATTTCCCAAAATATGAAACAATGTAAGGTCTTCATATGCTTTTACCATTAGTTTGGATTTCTACCATCCACCCTTTGGTTATCGGCAATTCCTAGTCTTTGACATATTGTAATTTGTTTTGGCAATTCTCATGTATATAACTCGCGTTTATCTATTTTGGGCTACTTATCTTTGTTTATAGTATAATATTTTTCTTGGCTTCTTCCGATTATCTAGGGACTGCTGCTGCAATTCATTATGGTACTGGGGCAATTTCTGGCTTCTTTAGCTATGACAATGTCAAAGTTGGTGACATAGTTGTCAAAAATCAGGTAATACTTATCAGTCGTCTTGTTTGTGTCAAAGGGGTAACTTTGCTTCTTTCGTAGTATGTTTGATTATTAATCAACATAGCACCTTTTGACCCCTATCAGGAATTTATTGAAGCAACTAAGGAGCCTAGTGTTACCTTTTTGGTGGCCAAATTTGATGGTATATTGGGACTTGGATTTCAAGAGATATCAGTTGGAAATGCCGTTCCAGTATGGTATGGTTACATctaaatttgattttttgttcATCATTTTGTTAGGATTTTATTGAATGGTTGCCTAGGTAAGGTTTATCAGACTCCCTCGGTGGATGTGACCCTTCTATAGATCTGTTCATAGTGGAAACCTTATAGCTCCAAACTTCCCTTTTGTTAAAGTTTATTGAATCACTGTGTCATTATTGGATCTTATGTGTCACAGGTACAATATGGTTGAGCAAGGTCTTATTCAGGAACCAGTATTTTCATTTTGGTTCAACCGTAAACCGGAGGAAGAGGAAGGGGGTGAGATTGTTTTTGGTGGTGTTGATCCTGCTCACTACAAGGGAAATCACACTTATGTTCCTGTGACAAGAAAAGGATATTGGCAGgttaattagtaaatattattttttgatacttcaaatttttttggtttttaccCTCTTTCTCTGATTttctgtttttttctttcttttccagTTTGATATGGAAGATGTAATTATTGGTGGTAATTCCACTGGTATGTGTAGATTACTGTAGGCAAAAATACCAATTTAGTTTCCTAGTATATGATAGCATTTTCATATATGGGTCTTGGCATTAATTACATTGGTTTGGTGTGTTCTTATGGTCATTTCAGGATATTGTGCTGATGGCTGTTCGGCCATTGCTGACTCAGGGACTTCTTTGTTAGCAGGTCCAACGGTATGAATAAATGCCTGTAGATATAGATTAATATCTAGCTTTTTCGTTTTTCGACTTCAGAATTTAATAGATTAGTAGACTTGCTACTGATAGGAATTGGAAAGATCTATCATCTGGGATAATAATTTAAACTGCTCTCAAGTTTAACATGTTATATGCAGCACTCTAATGTCTCTTTGGTGAGACTGTTTTAGTTGGGGCCTTTAGAAACTGAAATCTTGTATTCAGTTTAAATTTCCAACTGAAAAAAATGCATTGACTTATGCTTTTTACTAGCTTGTTTCTATCTATGGCCATGTGATTTATTACTGTAGACTGTAATTACCATGATAAACGATGCAATTGGAGCATCTGGAGTTGCAAGCAAAGAGTGCAAGACCATTGTTGCGGAGTATGGTCAAACAATATTGGACCTGCTTTTATCTGAAGTGAGTGccatttttaatttgtttttggcATATCTTTGTTGATTTGATTGCTACCTTTGGTCATGAATGATATGTTAAGAAATTTTCTTTTAGAATGAATTTTCCTATGCTTTGTCTCTACTCCTTTATAGGCACAGCCGAGGAAGATCTGTTCCCAAATTGGATTGTGTGCTTTTGATGGCACTCGTGGTGTTACGTAAGGCCCCAATATGTTTTTACACTTTAACCCTTTGGTCATTGAATCAAAATTCTATTGCACCGTGATTAACATTTTACGGGTCTTTCATTTTTTCCACTTTTAGTTTGGGTATCGAGAGTGTGGTTGATGAGAATGAAAGAAAATCATCTGGTGGTTTTCGCACTGCTACTTGTTCTGCCTGTGAGATGGCAGTTGTTTGGATGCAGAACCAGCTGAAGCAAAATAAGACCCAAGATCAGATACTAACCTATATCAATAATGTGAGTTAGTTGTCTTAATCCTAGTCCTGCTATTTGAGTATCCGATTACACCTCTTGATTCTCAGCTTAATGGTGATTTTGCAGCTTTGTGATAAAATACCTAGTCCAATGGGAGAATCAGCTGTCGATTGTGAGAATATCTCTTCCTTGCCTGTAGTTTCCTTCACAATTGGTGGAAGAAATTTTGACCTTGCCCCAAAGGAGGTAAAGTCCCCAATCTGATTGATCGCTTTTGCAATTGCTGgtcactaattttttttaatgttaccGAAATAAGTTAAATTTATGCGGaccaataaaaattataattatggaGAAGTAGGTGCCTATGCATTGGGTAATGCTAATTTCACATAATGATTAAGTTGTTTAGGTGGTTAAAATCGGATTGGTATTTAGTTAAATGTGAAGACGCATGAGGTCACCACATGATTTCCAGCTTCTATAATCAACCTCTAAAAAGCATAGAGGGACACGATTAAATCACAGCGTGGATTCATACATGATACTACTAATCTAAAACAGTTTGAACTAGACTGTATTACAAATTTTTATCAATGAAGTAATGTTATACAGTAGCAATGTAGGACTTGAAGTTGTATATTTTTATGCATGAATGTTATTCTGTTTCATGCTCTCTATTGTTATCAACTCAATTCTCATTCAGTTTTCCATTTGGTTTATTCAGTACATACTTAAGGTGGGCGAAGGTCCTGCAGCTCAGTGCATCAGCGGCTTTATTGCTCTAGATGTTCCTCCTCCACAAGGCCCTCTCTGGTACATCAAATGTCATTTACTCGCATAATTGAATTTTTCTTCTTTCATGAACCTTTCCCTCATTTTCAATTAATTGTGATAGTTGCATTTATCTAAATGCAGGATTCTTGGAGATATCTTCATGGGGAGTTACCACACAGTCTTTGATTTCGGTAAATCACGAGTCGGATTTGCTGAGGCAGCTTAAAGAACGAAGGCTATCGTCTCTAGGATCACTCTTATTTGCTATTTATTTGCGCCCGCTGGCAATCATTAAACTATGGATGGACTAAATAGCTTCAAAGATTTATTTGTGTCTGTGGCCATATTGAATACCAAGATTATGTATGTATGCAGTTCATGGATACAGTTCTAGTAGCAAGATGGATGTAAGATATTAATATGGTTATGCCAAGTACAAAAACAATTCAATACTGGTTATGCTTCTTTGATTATTGGATACGCCTGGTTCTTAAAAACGACAGACATGACAACAAGTAGAAAAT encodes:
- the LOC131599843 gene encoding aspartic proteinase-like; this encodes MGNKLHGIVLCLLVSTLLLSAVSFASSDGLRRIGLKKIKFDPNNKLAQNVKKYNGQNNLLRSEETDIVALKNYLDAQYYGEISIGTSPQKFTVVFDTGSSNLWVPSSKCTFSVACYFHAKYRSTKSTTYKKNGTAAAIHYGTGAISGFFSYDNVKVGDIVVKNQEFIEATKEPSVTFLVAKFDGILGLGFQEISVGNAVPVWYNMVEQGLIQEPVFSFWFNRKPEEEEGGEIVFGGVDPAHYKGNHTYVPVTRKGYWQFDMEDVIIGGNSTGYCADGCSAIADSGTSLLAGPTTVITMINDAIGASGVASKECKTIVAEYGQTILDLLLSEAQPRKICSQIGLCAFDGTRGVTLGIESVVDENERKSSGGFRTATCSACEMAVVWMQNQLKQNKTQDQILTYINNLCDKIPSPMGESAVDCENISSLPVVSFTIGGRNFDLAPKEYILKVGEGPAAQCISGFIALDVPPPQGPLWILGDIFMGSYHTVFDFGKSRVGFAEAA